Proteins encoded in a region of the Loxodonta africana isolate mLoxAfr1 chromosome 22, mLoxAfr1.hap2, whole genome shotgun sequence genome:
- the GHRL gene encoding appetite-regulating hormone, whose translation MLSTGTLCSLLLLSVFWVDFAMAGSSFLSPKNQKLQQRKESKKPPAKLQPRAIEGWLHPEDESQAEGTEDELKIWFNAPFDIGIKLSGAQYQQHGWALGKFLQDILWEEAKGKPLPRSGQFSFCGSQM comes from the exons ATGCTCTCCACGGGGACCCTCTGCAGCCTGCTGCTCCTCAGTGTGTTCTGGGTAGACTTCGCCATGGCAGGCTCCAGCTTCCTGAGCCCCAAAAACCAGAAGCTCCAG CAGAGAAAGGAGTCCAAGAAGCCACCAGCCAAACTGCAGCCCCGAGCGATAGAAGGCTGGCTCCACCCGGAAGACGAAAGTCAGGCAGAAGGGACAGAGGATGAGCTGAAAATCTGG TTCAACGCCCCCTTTGACATTGGAATCAAGCTGTCAGGCGCTCAGTACCAGCAGCATGGCTGGGCCCTGGGGAAGTTCCTTCAGGACATCCTTTGGGAAGAGGCCAAAGGTAAGCCCTTGCCTCGGTCAGGCCAATTCAGTTTCTGTGGGTCCCAAATGTGA